Proteins found in one Silene latifolia isolate original U9 population unplaced genomic scaffold, ASM4854445v1 scaffold_20.1, whole genome shotgun sequence genomic segment:
- the LOC141638501 gene encoding deoxyhypusine synthase-like, whose product MVEDSMASTRAVVFKESENLEGKRPKIEGYDFNQGVNYSELLNSFVSTGFQASNLGDAIQLVNQMLEWRLADEEPVNDCTEEEKDPSFRESTRCKLFLGFTSNLISSGVRDTVRYLVQHHMVDVIVTTTGGIEEDLIKCLAPTFKGEFSLAGAELRSRGLNRIGNLLVPNDNYCKFEDWIIPIFDKMLEEQTSEKILWTPSKLIARLGREINDESSYLYWASMVRTHKNLGCVIFH is encoded by the exons ATGGTGGAAGATAGTATGGCATCTACTCGCGCTGTCGTGTTCAAGGAATCCGAGAACTTGGAAGGAAAACGCCCAAAGATTGAAGGCTATGATTTTAATCAAGGTGTCAATTATTCAGAGTTGCTAAACTCGTTTGTTTCTACTGGTTTTCAAGCCTCCAATCTTGGAGATGCCATTCAACTAGTTAATCAAATG CTGGAGTGGAGGCTGGCAGATGAGGAGCCTGTAAATGATTGCACTGAGGAAGAGAAGGATCCTAGCTTCAGAGAATCTACCAGGTGCAAACTGTTCTTGGGCTTTACTTCAAATCTTATTTCCTCTGGTGTTCGTGACACTGTTCGCTATCTGGTTCAACATCATATG GTTGACGTGATAGTAACGACGACTGGGGGTATAGAAGAAGACCTTATTAAATGTCTAGCACCCACTTTCAAAGGTGAATTTTCCTTAGCTGGAGCTGAATTGCGTTCGAGAGGGTTGAACCGCATTGGTAATTTGTTGGTTCCGAATGACAACTACTGCAAATTTGAAGATTGGATCATTccaatttttgataaaatgttGGAAGAGCAAACTTCAGAG AAAATATTATGGACGCCATCCAAGTTGATTGCTCGTTTAGGAAGAGAAATAAATGACGAGTCTTCATATCTCTACTGGGCATCCATGGTAAGAACACACAAGAATCTTGGATGTGTAATATTTCATTGA